A stretch of Vitis riparia cultivar Riparia Gloire de Montpellier isolate 1030 unplaced genomic scaffold, EGFV_Vit.rip_1.0 scaffold533_pilon_pilon, whole genome shotgun sequence DNA encodes these proteins:
- the LOC117909983 gene encoding ankyrin repeat-containing protein At5g02620-like isoform X1 — MMAESSVEGAAGTDVLSTPSPQVPNGSEIEILASPQKMTPSLDPLSGDRAFYLNVCIPLYQAALKGDWETARGIFEIHPTAVRVSITRNLDTVLHIAAAAKRTHFVEEVVGLMDPNDLELQNENSNTAFCFAAAAGTVRIAEVMVKKNDHLPMIRGNQQMMPLHMAALLGHSEMVWYLYNKTNHQDLTDEDWIGILNTCISTDLYEVALAILESHPKLATIRDGNYETALHLLARKPSAFSGESRIGIWTTFINSISGKKAGHNISKKEQALKLVKCLWKQVIQLPDSKIADLIRDPYRLVFVAAELGNTIFLTEILHSYPDLIWRVDSQTRSIFHIAALHRQDRIFNLIYEIGSIKDMIMTYRDDNGNNMLHLVGKLAHPSELNIISGAALQMQRELLWFKEVEKLMQPTYREKKNRQGKTPWVLFTEEHRDLMKDGEKWMRETAAQSMLVATLIATVVFSAAFTVPAGHSQQTDTPILLMVFAVSDGLALFTSSTSILMFLSILTSRYAEQDFLHSLPSRLMFGLTTLFVSIITMMVTFTITFFIVYRHGFAWVPILIALFATGPVSLFASLQYPLLADVINSTYGSRFLFEPRKHMFDQ, encoded by the exons ATGATGGCTGAAAGCTCGGTGGAAGGAGCAGCAGGAACAGATGTTCTTTCAACCCCAAGCCCACAAGTGCCAAATGGATCTGAAATTGAGATTTTGGCTTCACCTCAAAAGATGACGCCTTCTCTAGATCCACTTTCTG GAGACAGAGCCTTCTATCTCAATGTATGCATACCCCTTTATCAAGCTGCATTGAAAGGCGACTGGGAAACTGCAAGAGGTATTTTTGAAATACACCCAACAGCCGTTCGTGTAAGCATCACAAGAAACTTGGATACTGTTCTCCACATTGCAGCTGCAGCAAAACGCACTCACTTTGTTGAGGAGGTGGTGGGATTGATGGATCCAAACGACTTGGAACTTCAGAATGAAAATTCAAACACTGCGTTTTGTTTTGCTGCTGCAGCTGGAACCGTGAGAATTGCAGAGGTCATGGTGAAAAAGAATGATCACCTTCCCATGATCCGGGGTAATCAGCAAATGATGCCACTCCATATGGCCGCTCTATTAGGACATAGTGAGATGGTGTGGTATCTCTACAATAAGACTAATCATCAAGATTTAACGGATGAAGATTGGATTGGGATACTTAATACCTGCATCAGTACTGATCTATATG AGGTAGCCTTGGCTATATTGGAATCCCACCCTAAGCTAGCTACCATTAGAGATGGGAATTATGAGACAGCTTTGCATCTTCTGGCTAGAAAGCCTTCTGCATTCTCTGGTGAAAGTCGGATTGGAATATGGACAACTTTCATTAATTCAA TTTCAGGTAAGAAAGCGGGACACAATATTTCGAAGAAAGAGCAAGCCCTTAAACTCGTCAAATGCCTTTGGAAGCAGGTTATACAACTACCTGACTCAAAGATTGCAGATCTGATCAGAGATCCTTATCGACTTGTATTTGTAGCAGCAGAGTTAGGGAACACCATCTTTCTCACTGAGATTCTTCACTCCTACCCTGATCTAATATGGAGAGTAGATAGCCAAACTAGGAGTATATTCCATATTGCAGCTTTGCATCGTCAAGACAGAATCTTCAATCTTATATATGAGATAGGCTCAATTAAGGATATGATAATGACATATAGGGATGATAATGGTAACAACATGCTACATTTGGTTGGAAAATTAGCACATCCAAGTGAGCTCAATATTATATCAGGAGCAGCCCTTCAAATGCAAAGAGAGCTATTGTGGTTTAAG GAGGTGGAAAAGCTCATGCAACCTACAtacagagaaaagaaaaacaggcAAGGTAAGACACCCTGGGTTTTGTTCACTGAGGAGCACAGAGACTTGATGAAGGATGGAGAGAAATGGATGCGGGAAACAGCCGCTCAATCTATGCTTGTCGCCACTCTTATAGCCACTGTAGTTTTTTCAGCAGCCTTCACTGTACCAGCTGGTCACAGTCAGCAAACAGACACTCCTATTTTGTTAATGGTTTTTGCAGTGTCAGATGGACTAGCATTATTCACCTCCTCAACTTCAATCCTAATGTTCTTATCCATCCTCACGTCGCGCTATGCGGAACAGGATTTCCTCCATTCATTACCCTCTAGATTGATGTTTGGCCTCACAACActctttgtttctattataaCCATGATGGTAACTTTTACCATAACCTTTTTCATAGTTTATCGTCATGGTTTCGCATGGGTACCTATTCTCATTGCTCTATTTGCCACGGGCCCAGTCTCTCTATTTGCTTCACTGCAATATCCCCTCTTGGCAGATGTAATCAATTCTACATATGGTTCTAGGTTTCTCTTTGAGCCAAGAAAGCACATGTTTGACCAGTGA
- the LOC117909983 gene encoding ankyrin repeat-containing protein At5g02620-like isoform X2, with protein MMAESSVEGVAGTDVLSTPSPQVPNGSEIEILASPQKMTPSLDPLSGDRAFYLNVCIPLYQAALKGDWETARGIFEIHPTAVRVSITRNLDTVLHIAAAAKRTHFVEEVVGLMDPNDLELQNENSNTAFCFAAAAGTVRIAEVMVKKNDHLPMIRGNQQMMPLHMAALLGHSEMVWYLYNKTNHQDLTDEDWIGILNTCISTDLYEVALAILESHPKLATIRDGNYETALHLLARKPSAFSGESRIGIWTTFINSISGKKAGHNISKKEQALKLVKCLWKQVIQLPDSKIADLIRDPYRLVFVAAELGNTIFLTEILHSYPDLIWRVDSQTRSIFHIAALHRQDRIFNLIYEIGSIKDMIMTYRDDNGNNMLHLVGKLAHPSELNIISGAALQMQRELLWFKEVEKLMQPTYREKKNRQGKTPWVLFTEEHRDLMKDGEKWMRETAAQSMLVATLIATVVFSAAFTVPAGHSQQTDTPILLMVFAVSDGLALFTSSTSILMFLSILTSRYAEQDFLHSLPSRLMFGLTTLFVSIITMMVTFTITFFIVYRHGFAWVPILIALFATGPVSLFASLQYPLLADVINSTYGSRFLFEPRKHMFDQ; from the exons ATGATGGCTGAAAGCTCGGTGGAAGGAGTAGCAGGAACAGATGTTCTTTCAACCCCAAGCCCACAAGTGCCAAATGGATCTGAAATTGAGATTTTGGCTTCACCTCAAAAGATGACGCCTTCTCTAGATCCACTTTCTG GAGACAGAGCCTTCTATCTCAATGTATGCATACCCCTTTATCAAGCTGCATTGAAAGGCGACTGGGAAACTGCAAGAGGTATTTTTGAAATACACCCAACAGCCGTTCGTGTAAGCATCACAAGAAACTTGGATACTGTTCTCCACATTGCAGCTGCAGCAAAACGCACTCACTTTGTTGAGGAGGTGGTGGGATTGATGGATCCAAACGACTTGGAACTTCAGAATGAAAATTCAAACACTGCGTTTTGTTTTGCTGCTGCAGCTGGAACCGTGAGAATTGCAGAGGTCATGGTGAAAAAGAATGATCACCTTCCCATGATCCGGGGTAATCAGCAAATGATGCCACTCCATATGGCCGCTCTATTAGGACATAGTGAGATGGTGTGGTATCTCTACAATAAGACTAATCATCAAGATTTAACGGATGAAGATTGGATTGGGATACTTAATACCTGCATCAGTACTGATCTATATG AGGTAGCCTTGGCTATATTGGAATCCCACCCTAAGCTAGCTACCATTAGAGATGGGAATTATGAGACAGCTTTGCATCTTCTGGCTAGAAAGCCTTCTGCATTCTCTGGTGAAAGTCGGATTGGAATATGGACAACTTTCATTAATTCAA TTTCAGGTAAGAAAGCGGGACACAATATTTCGAAGAAAGAGCAAGCCCTTAAACTCGTCAAATGCCTTTGGAAGCAGGTTATACAACTACCTGACTCAAAGATTGCAGATCTGATCAGAGATCCTTATCGACTTGTATTTGTAGCAGCAGAGTTAGGGAACACCATCTTTCTCACTGAGATTCTTCACTCCTACCCTGATCTAATATGGAGAGTAGATAGCCAAACTAGGAGTATATTCCATATTGCAGCTTTGCATCGTCAAGACAGAATCTTCAATCTTATATATGAGATAGGCTCAATTAAGGATATGATAATGACATATAGGGATGATAATGGTAACAACATGCTACATTTGGTTGGAAAATTAGCACATCCAAGTGAGCTCAATATTATATCAGGAGCAGCCCTTCAAATGCAAAGAGAGCTATTGTGGTTTAAG GAGGTGGAAAAGCTCATGCAACCTACAtacagagaaaagaaaaacaggcAAGGTAAGACACCCTGGGTTTTGTTCACTGAGGAGCACAGAGACTTGATGAAGGATGGAGAGAAATGGATGCGGGAAACAGCCGCTCAATCTATGCTTGTCGCCACTCTTATAGCCACTGTAGTTTTTTCAGCAGCCTTCACTGTACCAGCTGGTCACAGTCAGCAAACAGACACTCCTATTTTGTTAATGGTTTTTGCAGTGTCAGATGGACTAGCATTATTCACCTCCTCAACTTCAATCCTAATGTTCTTATCCATCCTCACGTCGCGCTATGCGGAACAGGATTTCCTCCATTCATTACCCTCTAGATTGATGTTTGGCCTCACAACActctttgtttctattataaCCATGATGGTAACTTTTACCATAACCTTTTTCATAGTTTATCGTCATGGTTTCGCATGGGTACCTATTCTCATTGCTCTATTTGCCACGGGCCCAGTCTCTCTATTTGCTTCACTGCAATATCCCCTCTTGGCAGATGTAATCAATTCTACATATGGTTCTAGGTTTCTCTTTGAGCCAAGAAAGCACATGTTTGACCAGTGA